The following proteins come from a genomic window of Liolophura sinensis isolate JHLJ2023 chromosome 13, CUHK_Ljap_v2, whole genome shotgun sequence:
- the LOC135480460 gene encoding adenylate kinase 8-like, giving the protein MDAANRPLLVPPDFATYAEKNGIFDMYKRLLQQLLIHKPDDPLPFLVDLLKRDNDDVPQIVLLGPPASGKRTIAKSICNKLRTAHITAENLVAEAEVELRNEAQSYLDKGQEIPLELWRNILKERMSLFDCVKKGWVMEGFPCTREQAQVFQAIGVNPTHCVLLDAPDTVLVERASGKRVDTETGDIYHTTFDWPSSTEIQSRLEEVPGYSEEAVISKLESYHRHIDGIKRCYEKVIKVINADQPKADVFAQVFSYLTTIPRSVAPHTPRVILLGPTGSGKGVQAALLANKYNIVKVSCGQLIKQAVADESKPGLAAKTYLEKSMQVPDSIVLTILRERLAQLDCVSRGWVLHGYPLSREQAEQLDRAGFTPNRVFFLNVPNDSVVERLTLRATDHLTGERYHMLYNPPRSQEVKERLRCHPKDREESVRGRLATYYTFQEELNDYYLEAQHINADQDPHTVFENIESMIVNPLPKQYDR; this is encoded by the exons ATGGATGCAGCCAATCGACCTTTATTAGTTCCACCGGATTTTGCTACGTATGCTGAGAAAAATGGCATATTCGACATGTACAAG CGTCTTCTGCAGCAATTACTGATCCACAAACCTGATGATCCTCTTCCCTTCCTTGTGGATCTGTTGAAAAGAGACAATGATGATG TTCCACAGATTGTTCTACTCGGGCCACCCGCTTCAGGAAAAAGAACGATTGCCAAAAGCATCTGTAACAAGTTGAGGACAGCCCATATTACAGCTGAGAACCTGGTGGCTGAAGCAGAGGTGGAATTAAGGAATGAAGCTCAATCTTACTTAGACAAGGGTCAG GAGATCCCATTGGAATTGTGGAGGAATATTCTAAAGGAGAGAATGTCGCTGTTTGACTGTGTGAAGAAAGGATGGGTCATGGAGGGATTCCCTTGTACCAGGGAACAAGCACAGGTTTTTCAGGCCATTGGAGTCAACCCCACCCATTGTG TGTTGCTGGATGCACCAGACACGGTGTTGGTGGAAAGAGCATCAGGAAAGCGAGTAGACACAGAGACAGGAG ACATCTACCACACAACATTTGATTGGCCAAGCAGCACAGAGATTCAGTCACGACTGGAAGAGGTGCCTGGCTATAGTGAGGAGGCCGTCATCAGTAAACTGGAAAGCTATCATCGTCACATAGACGGCATCAAGAGATGCTATGAGAAAGTAATAAAGGTTATCAATGCTGATCAGCCTAAAGCTGATGTCTTTGCTCAAG TGTTCTCTTACCTAACGACTATCCCACGCTCCGTGGCTCCCCACACCCCACGAGTCATTCTACTGGGGCCTACAGGCAGTGGCAAAGGAGTCCAAGCTGCTTTACTTGCCAATAAATACAACATTGTCAAAG TGTCGTGTGGGCAGCTGATCAAACAGGCCGTGGCAGACGAGAGTAAGCCCGGACTGGCTGCCAAAACCTACCTGGAGAAGAGTATGCAGG TACCAGACAGTATTGTGCTGACGATCCTCCGGGAGAGGCTGGCCCAGCTGGATTGTGTTAGTCGAGGGTGGGTCCTTCATGGTTACCCCCTTTCACGGGAGCAGGCAGAGCAGCTGGACAGGGCAGGATTCACTCCCAACAG GGTGTTTTTCCTGAACGTGCCAAATGACTCGGTGGTTGAGCGACTGACCCTGCGGGCCACAGACCACCTGACCGGGGAGAGATATCACATGCTCTACAACCCGCCTCGTTCCCAGGAGGTGAAGGAACGTCTGCGCTGCCACCCTAAAGATCGCGAAGAGAGCGTCCGCGGCCGACTGGCAACATATTACACATTCCAGGAAGAGCTGAATGATTACTACCTAGAAGCGCAACATATCAACGCTGACCAGGATCCACATACTGTGTTTGAGAACATCGAGAGTATGATTGTCAATCCTCTGCCTAAACAGTACGACAGATAA